From the genome of Erythrobacter litoralis, one region includes:
- the rimO gene encoding 30S ribosomal protein S12 methylthiotransferase RimO, whose translation MNTATASPPRTLPDQKRVGMVSLGCPKALVDSERILTRLRADGYAISPDYAGADVVLVNTCGFLDSAKEESLAAIGEAISENGRVIVTGCMGEEADAIRAAHPQVLAVTGAHQYEQVVDAVHTHAPPSQGPFVDLIPQPDIKLTPRHYSYLKISEGCNHSCAFCIIPQLRGKLASRRIDAVLREAEKLVAAGTKELLVISQDTSAYGVDIRHEPRMWKDREVRAHMTDLARELGGLRTNEARAPWVRLHYVYPYPHVDHVIPLMAEGLLTPYLDIPFQHASPRVLKLMKRPANEAKVLDRLKTWRETCADIAVRSSFVVGFPGETEEDFEYLLDWLAEAQLDRVGAFRFEPVEGAAANALPDPLPEEVKEERYSRLMELTARISAEKLAAKVGRTLPVIIDEVGEPDEDGDIGATGRSEADAPEIDGAVHMREVPSDLRAGQIVDVTIEDSDEHDLYGVIAA comes from the coding sequence ATGAACACCGCAACCGCCTCCCCTCCCCGCACCCTGCCCGACCAGAAGCGCGTCGGCATGGTCAGCCTCGGCTGCCCCAAGGCGCTGGTCGATTCCGAACGCATCCTCACCCGCCTGCGCGCCGATGGCTATGCGATCAGCCCCGATTACGCGGGCGCCGACGTCGTGCTGGTCAACACCTGCGGCTTTCTCGATTCCGCGAAGGAGGAAAGCCTCGCGGCGATCGGGGAGGCGATTTCAGAGAACGGCCGCGTCATCGTGACCGGCTGCATGGGCGAGGAAGCGGACGCGATCCGCGCCGCGCACCCGCAGGTGCTGGCGGTGACGGGTGCGCATCAATACGAACAGGTGGTGGACGCGGTACACACCCACGCCCCGCCGTCGCAGGGCCCGTTCGTCGACCTGATCCCGCAGCCCGACATCAAGCTGACGCCGCGCCATTACAGCTATCTGAAGATCTCCGAGGGCTGCAATCATTCCTGCGCGTTCTGCATCATCCCTCAGCTGCGCGGAAAGCTCGCCAGCCGGCGGATCGACGCGGTGCTGCGCGAGGCGGAAAAGCTGGTTGCGGCGGGGACGAAGGAACTGCTCGTCATCTCGCAGGACACGAGCGCCTATGGCGTCGATATCCGGCATGAACCGCGCATGTGGAAGGACCGCGAGGTGCGCGCGCACATGACCGATCTCGCGCGCGAACTGGGCGGGCTTCGCACTAACGAGGCCCGCGCACCCTGGGTGCGGCTGCATTATGTCTACCCCTACCCCCATGTCGACCATGTCATCCCGCTGATGGCCGAGGGGCTGCTTACCCCCTATCTCGACATCCCATTCCAGCACGCGAGCCCCCGGGTGCTCAAGCTGATGAAGCGCCCCGCCAACGAGGCCAAGGTGCTCGACCGGCTGAAAACCTGGCGCGAGACCTGCGCCGACATCGCGGTGCGCTCCTCCTTCGTGGTCGGCTTTCCGGGCGAGACCGAGGAGGATTTCGAATACCTCCTCGACTGGCTCGCCGAAGCGCAGCTCGACCGGGTCGGTGCGTTCCGGTTCGAGCCGGTGGAAGGCGCGGCGGCCAACGCCCTGCCCGATCCCCTGCCCGAAGAGGTCAAGGAGGAACGCTATTCCCGCCTGATGGAACTGACCGCCCGGATCAGCGCGGAAAAGCTTGCGGCCAAGGTCGGACGCACGCTCCCCGTCATCATCGACGAGGTGGGCGAGCCCGACGAGGACGGTGATATCGGCGCGACCGGCCGCAGCGAGGCCGACGCGCCCGAGATCGACGGCGCGGTCCACATGCGCGAGGTTCCCTCGGACCTTCGCGCCGGGCAGATCGTTGACGTGACAATCGAGGATTCCGACGAACACGACCTGTACGGCGTGATCGCCGCCTAG